A genomic window from Elaeis guineensis isolate ETL-2024a chromosome 3, EG11, whole genome shotgun sequence includes:
- the LOC105041523 gene encoding protein DMP6-like, producing MVQKTMQRTFKSTANLANLLPTGTVLTFQVLSPTCTNLGRCTGVNRTATACLVALCGLSCFILNFTDSFHDPEAAEGKVHYGLATFRGLWVFDDAVPREPDKFRIGFRDFVHAFMSVLVFMAVVLCEKSVVSCFYPFRSENMEQLLAMLPVAIGVLGSALFVVLPTTRHGIGFPQSPPP from the coding sequence ATGGTACAAAAGACCATGCAGCGGACCTTCAAGAGCACCGCCAATCTCGCCAACCTCCTTCCCACGGGCACGGTCCTCACCTTCCAAGTCCTGTCCCCCACCTGCACCAACCTCGGCCGCTGCACCGGTGTCAACCGGACCGCGACCGCATGCCTCGTGGCCCTCTGCGGTCTGTCATGCTTCATCCTAAACTTCACCGACAGCTTCcatgatccggaggccgccgagGGGAAGGTGCACTATGGGCTGGCCACCTTCAGGGGCCTGTGGGTCTTCGATGACGCCGTGCCTCGTGAACCGGACAAGTTTCGAATAGGGTTCAGGGACTTTGTCCATGCTTTTATGTCGGTGTTGGTCTTCATGGCGGTGGTCCTGTGTGAAAAGAGCGTGGTCTCGTGTTTCTACCCGTTCCGCTCGGAGAATATGGAGCAGCTGCTCGCCATGCTGCCGGTTGCGATCGGAGTGCTGGGGAGTGCGCTGTTTGTTGTTTTGCCAACCACCCGCCATGGAATCGGCTTCCCACAATCTCCTCctccttga